From Apium graveolens cultivar Ventura chromosome 9, ASM990537v1, whole genome shotgun sequence, the proteins below share one genomic window:
- the LOC141685933 gene encoding putative pectate lyase 8, which yields MAVSHVKSIFFTCLLLLLIIVGAMAASDHQWVKEVEGLNGDAVPNPDEIADMVHESIINSTERRKLGFSCATGNPIDDCWRCDPNWHLNRKRLADCGIGFGRDAIGGRNGRFYVVTDPGNDDPINPRPGTLRHAVIQNEPLWIIFSRDMVITLKQELIMNSYKTIDGRGVNVHIANGACITIQFISHVIIHGLHIHDCKPTGNAMVRSSPSHFGWRTMADGDAVSIFGSSHIWVDHNSLSNCADGLVDAVIGSTAITVSNNYFSQHNEVMMLGHSDSYLGDKLMQVTIALNHFGEGLTQRMPRCRHGYFHVVNNDYTHWGIYAIGGSANPTINSQGNRYLAPNNPYSKEVTKRVNTIGNQWKGWNWRSEGDLFLNGAYFTPSGAQTSSSYAIASSMRAKPFSMVGIMTSGAGALGCRRGVRC from the exons ATGGCGGTTTCTCATGTTAAATCCATCTTTTTCACTTGCTTACTGCTTCTACTTATCATCGTCGGAGCCATGGCCGCTTCTGATCACCAATG GGTGAAAGAAGTTGAAGGTCTGAATGGTGATGCAGTTCCTAATCCAGATGAGATTGCTGACATGGTGCACGA GAGTATAATTAACAGCACGGAAAGGAGGAAACTGGGATTCTCTTGTGCAACTGGGAATCCCATTGATGATTGTTGGCGTTGTGATCCTAACTGGCATCTCAATCGCAAGCGCCTTGCTGATTGTGGCATCGGTTTTGGTCGAGATGCCATTGGAGGCCGTAATGGTCGTTTTTATGTTGTAACCGATCCAGGTAATGATGACCCTATTAACCCCCGGCCCGGCACCCTGCGCCATGCTGTCATCCAAAATGAGCCTCTCTGGATTATTTTCAGCCGAGATATGGTGATAACATTAAAGCAAGAGCTTATAATGAACAGCTATAAGACGATTGATGGTCGTGGTGTCAATGTCCATATTGCTAATGGAGCGTGCATCACTATCCAGTTTATTTCCCATGTCATTATTCATGGTTTGCATATCCATGACTGCAAACCCACTGGGAATGCTATGGTTAGAAGCTCTCCATCCCATTTTGGCTGGAGGACAATGGCTGATGGTGATGCAGTTTCCATCTTTGGTTCGAGCCACATATGGGTTGATCACAATTCACTATCTAACTGTGCTGACGGCCTTGTTGATGCTGTCATCGGCTCAACTGCTATTACAGTATCAAACAATTACTTCTCTCAACACAATGAG GTTATGATGTTGGGTCACAGTGATAGCTACTTGGGAGACAAGCTAATGCAAGTGACTATTGCCTTGAACCATTTTGGAGAGGGTCTTACCCAGAGAATGCCAAG GTGCAGACATGGGTATTTCCATGTGGTCAACAATGACTATACTCACTGGGGAATATATGCAATTGGTGGAAGTGCAAATCCCACCATCAACAGCCAAGGCAACAGATACCTTGCCCCAAACAATCCTTATTCAAAGGAG GTGACAAAGAGAGTAAACACTATTGGAAACCAGTGGAAAGGTTGGAATTGGAGATCAGAGGGTGACTTGTTCTTGAACGGGGCCTATTTTACTCCATCCGGAGCTCAAACTTCATCAAGTTATGCCATAGCTTCAAGCATGCGAGCAAAGCCTTTTTCAATGGTCGGGATCATGACTTCTGGAGCTGGTGCTCTTGGCTGCCGCAGGGGAGTCCGATGCTAG